In Oryza sativa Japonica Group chromosome 3, ASM3414082v1, one DNA window encodes the following:
- the LOC112938344 gene encoding uncharacterized protein, with protein sequence MAFSASIFSFYSFAVAAVLLVGTAAARPATSAVVARGTNATAAAANATVMARRGRSSPLSTATTEEEQQYICYLCRGRNTLMISWCPLDKDECHIACLSSPSSASRSSSSSPPRALPFSAADDDGGDNGRGGGHDDCYVMKVYPDGSWVVVDVVSCQASAGCYLVCSYGDALPSSSSSGAASGEITPAAIGSPLPRGLTEFERCGDQR encoded by the coding sequence ATGGCTTTCTCGGCTTCCATCTTCTCCTTTTactccttcgccgtcgccgccgtcctcttgGTAGGCACGGCGGCCGCCAGGCCAGCCACGTCCGCCGTCGTGGCTCGTGGCACCAATgccacggcggccgccgccaacGCAACCGTGATGGCGCGCCGCGGCCGCTCCTCGCCGCtatcgacggcgacgacggaggaggagcagcagtaCATCTGCTACCTCTGCCGCGGGCGCAACACGCTGATGATCAGCTGGTGCCCCCTCGACAAGGACGAGTGCCACATCGCCtgcctctcgtcgccgtcgtcggcgtcgcgctcctcctcctcgtctccgccgcgcgcgcTGCCTTtttccgccgccgacgacgatggcggcgacaaCGGCCGGGGCGGGGGCCACGACGACTGCTACGTCATGAAGGTGTACCCTGACGGCAGCTGGGTCGTCGTCGACGTGGTCAGCTGCCAGGCGTCCGCGGGATGCTACCTCGTGTGCAGCTACGGCGAcgcgctgccgtcgtcgtcgtcgtcgggcgcCGCTTCCGGCGAGATCACCCCGGCCGCCATCGGTAGCCCGCTGCCGCGCGGCCTGACCGAGTTCGAGCGGTGCGGCGACCAGCGCTAG
- the LOC107277088 gene encoding uncharacterized protein, which yields MPLSAASINRASYQVLLLLAAAAVSTTGGDGNTAPGNATATATTGGDDTEMYICYLCTGRNPILIRRCPIYWDYCHLNCFDDAPSTAAAADDVAAVPVASPAAPARRVGGVPRETLEDEECYVMKLYENGSYVIVTTLGCSQTASCLLSCGGGDLAADGEEALAAAHPAGAVGVSPPVRATAPRGMPPPRVADFQRCGSQAMTATPATRAITGGV from the coding sequence ATGCCTCTCTCAGCAGCTTCCATCAACCGTGCATCCTACCaagttctcctcctcctcgccgccgccgccgtgtccaccacgggcggcgacggcaacacgGCGCCCGGCAATGCCACCGCCACGGCGACGACTGGCGGCGACGACACGGAGATGTACATCTGCTACCTCTGCACCGGGCGCAACCCGATCCTGATCAGGAGGTGCCCCATCTACTGGGACTACTGCCACCTCAACTGCTTTGACGACgcgccctccaccgccgccgccgccgacgacgtcgccgccgttcccgtggcctcgccggcggcgcctgcGCGACGGGTGGGCGGCGTCCCGCGCGAGACCCTCGAGGACGAGGAGTGCTACGTCATGAAGCTGTACGAGAACGGCAGCTACGTCATCGTGACCACGCTGGGCTGCTCCCAGACCGCCTCGTGCCTCCtctcctgcggcggcggcgacctcgcaGCCGACGGCGAAGAAGccctggcggcggcgcacccggccggcgccgtcggcgtcTCGCCGCCGGTGAGAGCGACGGCTCCCCGCGGCATGCCGCCGCCCCGCGTCGCCGATTTCCAGCGGTGCGGCTCACAGGCGATGACCGCTACTCCGGCAACGAGGGCCATCACCGGCGGCGTGTAG
- the LOC9267792 gene encoding anaphase-promoting complex subunit 6 has translation MWDTKFGFPPAAPPTTAAAAQKNPKRRREAEAEGEVAAEMREEAVERLRGVVRDSVGKHLYASAIFLADKVAAATGDPADVYMLAQALFLGRHFRRALHILNSSKLLRDLRFRFLAAKCLEELKEWHQCLIILGDAKIDEHGNVVDQDDGSDIYFDKDAEDHEINIKAAICFLRGKAYEALDNCDLARQWYKAAVKADPLCYEALECLVDNYMLTCEEESELLSSLKFGKEDGWLSAFYSCLIRKHEKEYIVEAKFKEFERESCSISSLSSGLTLKNNIDVLACKAEYYHQSGEYQKCFELTSALLERDPFHLKCTLVHLAAAMELGHSNDLYILACNLVKDYPQKALSWFAVGCYYYCIKKYDQARRYFGKATGLDGTFPPAWIGTGIAYAAQEEGDQAMAAFRTAARLFPGCHLPTLYMGMQYLRMHNFKLAEQFFTQAKSICPSDPLIYNEMGVVAYNMKEYQKAVQWFELTLEHTSSSLNEMWEPTLVNLGHALRKLKKYQKAISYYEKALTFQTKSLSAFAGLAYTYHLMDKFEAAITYYHKALWLKPDDQFSTDMLTLALESSCQITARTR, from the exons ATGTGGGATACAAAATTCGGTTTCCCTCCAGCagcgccgcccaccaccgccgccgcagcgcagAAAAATCCCAAGCGGAGgagagaggcggaggcggagggggaggtggcggcggagatgagggaggaggcggtggagcggCTGCGCGGGGTGGTGCGGGACAGCGTCGGGAAGCACCTGTACGCGTCCGCCATCTTCCTCGCCGACAAGGTGGCCGCGGCCACGGGGGACCCCGCCGACGTCTACATGCTCGCGCAGGCGCTCTTCCTGGGCCGCCACTTCCGCCGCGCGCTCCACATCCTCAACTCCTCCAAGCTCCTCCGCGACCTCCGCTTCCGCTTCCTCGCAGCCAAGTGCCTC GAGGAGTTGAAAGAATGGCATCAGTGTTTGATCATACTTGGAGATGCAAAAATAGATGAGCATGGAAACGTTGTTGATCAGGATGATGGCAGTGACATTTACTTTGATAAGGATGCTGAAGACCATGAGATCAAT ATCAAAGCGGCAATATGTTTTTTACGTGGCAAGGCATACGAAGCACTGGACAACTGTGACCTTGCTCGACAATG GTACAAAGCTGCAGTGAAGGCTGATCCTTTGTGCTATGAG GCCCTTGAATGCCTTGTTGATAACTACATGTTGACATGCGAGGAAG AATCTGAGCTATTGTCCTCTCTAAAATTTGGAAAAGAAGATGGGTGGCTCTCAGCATTCTACTCTTGTTTGATAAGGAAG CATGAAAAAGAATATATAGTGGAAGCAAAGTTCAAGGAATTTGAACGAGAATCTTGTAGTATTTCATCTTTGAGTTCAGGACTGACACTGAAAAATAATATTGACGTGTTGGCTTGCAAAGCTGAATACTATCATCAGAGTGGAGAGTACCAAAAATGTTTCGAACTCACATCTGC GTTACTTGAAAGGGACCCTTTTCATTTGAAATGCACGTTAGTTCATTTGGCAGCTGCAATGGAGCTTGGCCATTCAAATGACCTTTATATTTTGGCCTGCAATCTAGTGAAGGACTATCCTCAGAA AGCTCTTTCCTGGTTTGCTGTTGGGTGTTATTACTACTGTATTAAGAAGTATGATCAAGCACGCAGATACTTTGG CAAAGCTACAGGGTTAGATGGGACATTTCCTCCTGCTTGGATTGGTACTGGTATTGCTTATGCTGCACAGGAGGAGGGTGATCAAGCAATGGCTGCATTTCGGACAGCAGCTCGGCTATTTCCTGG ATGTCATCTGCCAACTTTATACATGGGCATGCAATATTTGCGAATGCACAATTTCAAACTTGCAGAGCAG TTCTTCACGCAAGCAAAATCTATCTGCCCATCTGATCCGCTTATATATAACGAGATGGGGGTTGTAGCTTATAATATGAAAGA gtATCAAAAAGCAGTTCAGTGGTTTGAGCTAACACTGGAGCATACTTCATCCTCCTTGAATGAAATGTGGGAACCAACATTGGTGAATCTTGGGCATGCATTGCGGAAACTCAA GAAATATCAAAAGGCAATATCATATTATGAAAAGGCACTCACCTTTCAAACCAAAAGTTTGAGCGCGTTTGCTGGTCTTGCTTATACTTACCACCTTATG GATAAATTCGAGGCTGCGATAACTTACTACCACAAG GCTTTATGGTTGAAACCAGACGATCAATTCTCCACAGACATGCTAACGTTAGCCCTCGAGTCCAGCTGTCAAATCACTGCTCGGACAAGATAG
- the LOC4332186 gene encoding transmembrane 9 superfamily member 3, producing MASPAAAAPAALLVLLAAALAATGVVADGSDHRYKANELVPLYANKVGPFHNPSETYRYFDLPFCSPEKVKEKSEALGEVLNGDRLVDAPYKLDFRVDYDSKPVCSKKLTKEEVAKFRNAVAKDYYFQMYYDDLPLWGFIGKVEKGGKTDPKEWKYYLYRHIIFDILYNNDRVIEINVHTDQSALVDLTEDKEADVQFLYSVKWKETPTPFEKRMEKYSSSSNLPHHLEVHWFSIINSCVTVLLLTGFLATILMRVLKNDFVKYAHDEEAADDQEESGWKYIHGDVFRFPKNKSFFSAALGTGTQLFALTTFIFLLALVGVFYPYNRGALFTALVVIYALTSGIAGYIATSFYCQLEGTNWVRNLLLTGCLFCGPLFLTFCFLNTVAIAYSATAALPFGTICVIVLIWTLVTFPLLVLGGIAGKNSKTEFQAPCRTTKYPREIPPLPWYRQTIPQMAMAGFLPFSAIYIELYYIFASVWGHRIYTIYSILFIVFIILLIVTAFITVALTYFQLAAEDHEWWWRSFLCGGSTGFFVYGYCLYYYYARSDMSGFMQTSFFFGYMACICYAFFLMLGMIGFRAALFFVRHIYKSIKCE from the exons ATGGcctcgccggcagcggcggcccccGCGGCGCTGCTCGTCCTTCTCGCCGCGGCCCTCGCGGCGaccggcgtcgtcgccgacggctcCGACCACCGCTACAAGGCCAACGAGCTCGTCCCGCTCTACGCCAACAAGGTCGGCCCCTTCCACAACCCCAG TGAGACGTATCGGTACTTTGACCTGCCTTTCTGCTCTCCAG AGAAAGTGAAGGAGAAGAGCGAGGCACTCGGTGAGGTCCTCAATGGGGACCGGTTGGTTGATGCACCTTACAAGCTTGATTTCCGTGTGGATTATGACTCCAAGCCGGTTTGCTCGAAGAAGCTCACCAAGGAGGAGGTGGCCAAGTTTCGGAATGCGGTAGCAAAGGACTACTACTTCCAGATGTACTACGATGACCTCCCACTGTGGGGATTCATTGGTAAGGTGGAGAAGGGAGGCAAGACAGATCCGAAAGAGTGGAAGTATTACCTGTACAGGCACATCATCTTTGACATCCTCTACAACAATGACCGGGTTATTGAGATCAATGTGCACACTGACCAGAGTGCACTAGTTGACCTGACTGAGGACAAGGAAGCTGATGTTCAATTCCTTTACTCAGTCAAGTGGAAGGAGACACCCACACCAtttgagaagaggatggagaAGTATTCCAGTTCCTCCAACCTCCCACACCATTTGGAGGTCCATTGGTTCTCTATCATAAACTCTTGTGTTACAGTCCTCCTTTTGACTGGATTCTTGGCGACCATCCTCATGCGAGTACTGAAGAACGATTTTGTCAA GTATGCCCATGATGAGGAAGCAGCTGATGACCAAGAAGAGTCTGGATGGAAGTATATCCATGGGGATGTCTTCCGGTTCCCCAAGAACAAGTCCTTTTTTTCGGCTGCTCTCGGCACCGGAACTCAACTGTTTGCCCT CACAACCTTTATATTCCTTCTTGCACTTGTTGGAGTATTCTACCCGTACAATCGTGGTGCTCTTTTTACTGCATTGGTTGTCATCTATGCTCTCACTTCAGGAATTGCTGGGTATATTGCAACCTCTTTCTACTGTCAGCTAGAGGGAACAAACTGG GTGAGGAACTTGCTGTTGACAGGATGCCTGTTCTGTGGACCCCTATTCCTGACTTTCTGCTTCCTAAACACTGTTGCTATTGCTTATAGTGCAACAGCAGCTTTGCCCTTCGGCACTATCTGTGTCATTGTGCTCATCTGGACCTTAGTTACATTTCCCCTTCTAGTTTTGGGAGGCATTGCTGGTAAAAACAGCAAGACTGAATTCCAAGCTCCCTGCCGTACCACCAAATATCCTAGGGAGATTCCTCCACTTCCGTGGTACCGGCAAACAATCCCGCAGATGGCTATGGCTGGGTTTTTACCTTTCAGTGCCATCTATATTGAGCTCTACTACATCTTTGCTAGTGTTTGGGGCCACAGGATTTACACAATTTACAGCATTCTCTTCATAGTCTTCATCATCCTCCTTATTGTTACTGCCTTCATTACTGTTGCACTGACGTACTTTCAGCTTGCTGCTGAAGACCATGAATGGTGGTGGAG GTCATTCCTATGTGGAGGATCAACTGGATTTTTTGTCTATGGGTATTGTCTGTACTACTATTATGCACGATCAGATATGTCTGGATTTATGCAGACATCATTCTTCTTCGGCTACATGGCTTGCATCTGCTATGCTTTCTTCCTGATGCTGGGCATGATCGGTTTCCGTGCCGCATTGTTCTTTGTCCGTCacatatacaaatccatcaagTGTGAGTAA